One Antedon mediterranea chromosome 1, ecAntMedi1.1, whole genome shotgun sequence genomic window, TGCCACACAACACCAGTAGCGAACTGCTCGGTGTTTCCGCCCAGATACAGGCCATTCAGATTTGACCAATGGCATTTAGCGTACCACCAACCCCCTTTGTTACAGCACACGACTTGTCATTGATGTTGATGTTGATGTTGATGTTGAAAATTGTTGATTATTATGGAAACTCAGTGAATCACCTCCAATCAAAACGCAAATGAATTACTGTTTATCGTTCACAAAAAAgaacatttcagaaaaatatggGTATTTAGGGCCGATGGTTGTACTGGGTTGAGTGGCGTAAACAGAAACCTTTTCCAAAAAATAGGTAACAAAAACCTATCCATTGACCATGGTCAACCATGGTTTTTCAGGGTGACTTAAATGCCCTTacgaataataaaaatgattattttattttactgacATCCACATACTAATTACATGATTAAAACAAGGTCACGTACCAGCATCACCAGTGTAAGTTCCAATCATCAGTTTGTAGTTGGTGCCCTCATTGCCAATTCGGAAGGTACCGTAGCGAGCATACGCAGACTCGTTGTCGAAAGTAGTCATGTCTACTCTCAATTCAAAGTGACCGACAGACGTAATACGGTATATGTTGTCGTTACCAAACCAATGCTCACTACTAATACTCCCAAACCCAGTTTTGTATGCCTCCCAATTTCTGTAGAAATCCATGGATCCGTCTTCTCGCCTTTGAAAGACCTTTAGAATGAAAAGTCAACATGAACAATTGTCCCTATTCTATTACATGATCAAAGCAAGAAATGTTTaagttattaggcctatagtaaacAGTCTCGATTTATCCCACTTCCCTTCCTCACCACCGCACTGCCAATTGTATGTGTTACGACTTACCGTCCATCCACCTCCATCAGTCACCATGTCACAGTATACACGAATGGGTTTACCTCCATCATGTGGATCAATCGTGTACTCTCCACTTTGTGTTTGGCTGTCTCTATCAAGAATGTCAGTGCAGTCTCGTGCATGCTTCTCTTGAAAATAAGgtaataaagaatatattttacaaaacaaatgcCACAAATCTCTACCCCATTCACCACCGTCGGCACACAGTTGTTTCAGATTTGTATATTAATACAACTTTAAATAAGTTCCATCTTTCTcctttattcatttattcatgacTTTGAATTTGTCAAAAGTCGAATTTTAGTTACAGAGAgaaatttgaatattaaaacgtTAAAAAGCGTCATGGAGCATCACACATAAAGGAAAACCCTCGAACACAAGTTTAGCCTACAGCCACTATCACCAAGACGTCATTAAACTATAATCGAATTAATTAATCTTACCACAATCATTGACAACAACTGAAACATGACAATCATCTCGATCCACTGTATGACTGCTTGAAACTACCAGAGCCACCATCAGTGACAGTATGATAGACCTCACGAACATCTTCACTAGCTGAATATTGTTCAGACTAAATCcagaaaacaaatttaacagGTCGGGAGAAACAAGTGTATATAAATGCAGAGCCAGGAAAAGGGTTCAGTCTAATAATATGAGGTTGGGCACTAAATGAAAGAAGTGTTTGTtggtataggcctagtattcagGAAAATGGTTCAGTCTAACATTATGAGGTTGGGCACTAAATGAAGTGTTTCCTAGTATTTAGGAAAAGGTTCAGTAATATGAGGTTGGGCACTAAATGAAAGAACCGTGtttataggtaggcctacgatTCAGGAAAAAGGTTCAGTCtaataatgtgtttttattcGGGGATTGAGTACTAGATAAAAGAACTGTTTATAGTTAAGAGTAAAAAAGACATGtctaataatagtttatttttaaaatgattatcaTGTTCTCCTTTCTAGTAAAACGAATCAGTTTAATTTTGAAGTAACTGTGGTCATAACTCAATTGATTGAGAAGATGAAAGTGTCACAACATTACTTTAAAGTTTACGTTCTGTCGGATCTACGATTTACTTTGAGTCAAAACGTACACATTTACATTACTTTGTCAAAGTCctctttaaatatatttttggcAAATCATCGTCTGAATTTTGTAAAGATAATACATTAAGACTGTTAATACGCATGATATTTGGTTtgatactatattattatatggttCGTCATAATACTGAGTACTTATTGCGAGTCTTTGTTATGTTCATTGTAACTTTCGATGGTTGAAAATTAACTTCGTAGATTGTCGAGAACATTTCATTATTGTATATCGCCAGACATGTATAAACGCCTTCAATCTCTACAAATCTTGATCACCCTTTTTTAACTCCataataattaaagaaatagTCATGTCGTCGATACAATCCTCAAATAGTTTGACCTCATCTTCTTCATTTTCATGGATTAAGAAAGCCTTTATTCAATTAACTCGCGCACAGTATAATTACAACCATTTCTACAATTAAAGTACATACTACATTGTCGTGTGATTTTGGCTTCGATTAAAAAGCCAGTGGAACTTCTATTTATGTGTGTATGAAATATTGCGATGATTTCGGGGTCATCTCAATTGTGGAGATACACCTTTGTGTATGTCACCAATACATATACAAATTGACTATGAATGCAGTTGatgattgtatttttatttttttaaataattgacaTGAACAATTATATTTGCTATATAAAGACAATACTAGTAGCAAAAAAGGGTAATAACACCAACACGGAAGTTCAGAACTATGTTAATAATTACGGTATACATTCAGTCAATCGAgttacataacattttatatgaTTAAGCTCCGTCTACTCTAGTTTGgcaaacaagtgtgatgtacccaatggtagtgatatgacgtcatcgtgtttataggcacaattttttttttgctttatgcAATGTGTAAAGACCAATACGACAGACACCTTCTGATCAAAAAATGCTACGCAAGGGGTGGGGAGGGGGTGCAGTTCAATACCTGTTTTGTGGATTTGGAAAATTTCAAAGCTCAAGTGTACTTGAGCTGGCgcttattattaatgttattatttcagTCTGCGTATCTTCATCTCGGTAGTTTTCAATGAATAGTAATATGTTTTCCATGTCTTCCACACAACACCAGTAGCGTACTGCTTGGTGTTTCCGCCCAGATACAGGCCATTCAAATTTGATGCATGGCATTTAGCGTACCACCAACCCCCTTTGTATGTTACAGCACACGACTTGTCATTGTCTCGGTCAGATGTTGAAAATTGTTGATTATTATGGAAACTCAGTGAATCACCTGCAATCAAAACGCAAATGAATTACTGTTTATCGTTCACAAAAAAGAACATTTCAGAAAAAGATGGGTATTTAGGGCCGATGGTTGTACTGGGTTGAGTGGCGTAAAGAGAAACCTTTTCCAATAAATAGGTAACAAAAACCTATCCATTGACGTTTTTCAGGGTGACTTAAATGCCCTTACgaataatataaatgattattttattttactgacATCCACATACTAATTACATGATTAAAACAAGGTCACGTACCCGCATCACCAGTGTAAGTTCCAATCATCAGTTTGTAGTTGGTGCCCTCATTGCCAATTCGGAAGGTACCGTAGCGAGCATACGCAGACTCGTTGTCGAAAGTAGTCATGTCAATTCTCAATTCAAAGTGACCGGCAGACGTAATACGGTATATGTTGTCGTTACCAAGCCAATGCTCACTACTAATACTCCCAAACCCAGTTTTGTATGCCTCCCAATTTCTGTAGAAATCCATGGATCCGTCTTCTCGCCTTTGAAAGACCTTTAGAATGAAAAGTCAACATGAACAATTGTCCCTATTCTATTACATGATCAAAGCAAGAAATGTTTaagttattaggcctatagtaaacAGTCTCGATTTATCCCACTTCCCTTCCTCACCACCGCACTGCCAATTGTATGTCTTACGACTTACCGTCCATCCACCTCCATCAGTCACCATGTCACAGTATACACGAATGGGTTTACCTCCATCATGTGGATCAATCGTGTACTCTCCACTTTGTGTTTGGCTGTCTCTATCAAGAATGTCAGTGCAGTCTCGTGCATGCTTCTCTTGAAAACAAGGTAATAAggaatatattttacaaaacaaatgcCACAAATCTCTACCCCATTCACCACCGTCGGCACACAGTTGTTTCAGATTTGTATATTAATACAACTTTGAATAAGTTCCATCTTTCTcctttattcatttattcatgacTTTGAATTTGTCAAAAGTCGAATTTTAGTTACAGAGAgaaatttgaatattaaaacgtTAAAAAGCGTCATGGAGCAtcacaaataaatgaaaacccTCGAACACAAGTTTAGCCTACAGCCACTATCACCAAGACGTCATTAAACTATAATCGAATTAATTAATCTTACCACAATCATTGACAACAACTGAAACATGACAATCATCTCGATCCACTGTATGACTGCTTGAAACTACCAGAGCCACCATCAGTGACAGTATGATAGACCTCACGAACATCTTCACTAGCTGAATATTGTTCAGACTAAATCcagaaaacaaatttaacagGTCGGGAGAAACAAGTGTATATAAATGCAGAGCCAGGAAAAGGGTTCAGTCTAATAATATGAGGTTGGGCACTAAATGAAAGAAGTGTTTGTtggtataggcctagtattcagGAAAATGGTTCAGTCTAACATTATGAGGTTGGGCACTAAATGAAGTGTTTCCTAGTATTTAGGAAAAGGTTCAGTAATATGAGGTTGGGCACTAAATGAAAGAACCGTGtttataggtaggcctacgatTCAGGAAAAAGGTTCAGTCtaataatgtgtttttattcGGGGATTGAGTACTAGATAAAAGAACTGTTTATAGTTAAGAGTAAAAAAGACATGtctaataatagtttatttttgaAATGATTATCATGTTCTCCTTTCTAGTAAAACGAATCAGTTTAATTTTGAAGTAACTGTGGTCATAACTCAATTGATTGAGAAGATGAAAGTGTCACAACATTAATTTAAAGTTTACGTTCTGTCGGATCTACGATTTACTTTGAGTCAAAACGTACACATTTACATTACTTTGTCAAAGTCctctttaaatatatttttggcAAATCATCGTCTGAATTTTGTAAAGATAATACATTAAGACTGTTAATACGCATGATATTTGGTTtgatactatattattatatggttCGTCATAATACTGAGTACTTATTGCGAGTCTTTGTTATGTTCATTGTAACCTTCGATGGCTGAAAGTTAACTTCGTAGATTGTCGAGAACATTTCATTATTGTATATCGCCAGACATGTATAAACGCCTTCAATCTCTACAAATCTTGATCACCTTTTTTAACTCCataataattaaagaaatagTCACGTCGTCGATACAATCCTCAAATAGTTTGACCTCATCTTCTTCATTTTCATGGATTAAGAAAGCCTTTATTCAATTAACTCGCGCACAGTATAATTACAACCATTTCTACAATTAAAGTACATACTACATTGTCGTGTGATTTTGGCTTCGATTAAAAAGCCAGTGAAACTTCTATTTATGTGTGTATGAAATATTGCGATGATTTCGGGGTCATCTCAATTGTGGAGATACACCTTTGTGTATGTCACCAATACATATACAAATTGACTATGAATGCAGTTGatgattgtatttttattttttaaataattgacaTGAACAATTATATTTGCTATATAAAGACAATACTAGTAGCAAAAAAGGGTAATAACACCAACATGGAAGTTCAGAACTATGTTAATAATTACGGTATACATTCAGTCAATCGAgttacataacattttatatgaTTAAGCTCCGTCTACTCTAGTTTGgcaaacaagtgtgatgtacccaatggtagtgatatgacgtcatcgtgtctataggcacaattttttttgttgcttTATGCAATGTGTAAAGACCAATACAACAGACACCTTCTGATCAAAATATGCTACGCAAGGGGTGGGGAGGGGGTGCAGTTCAATACCTGTTTTGTGGATTTGGAAAATTTCAAAGCTCAAGTGTACTTGAGCTGGcgcttattattaatattattatttcagtcTGCGTATCTTCATCTCGGTAGTTTTCAATgaataataatgtgttttcCATGTCTTCCACACAACACCAGTAGCGTACTCCTTGGTGTTTCCGCCCAGATACAGGCCATTCAGATTTGATGCATGGCATTTAGCGTACCACCAAGCTCCTTTGTATTGTACAGCACACGACTTGTCAGAGTACACGTCATTGTCTCGGTCAGATGTTGAAAATTGTTGATTATTATGGAAACTCAGTGAATCACCTGCAATCAAAACGCAAATGAATTACTGTTTATCGTTCACAAAAAAGAACATTTCAGAAAAAGATGGGTATTTAGGGCCGATGGTTGTACTGGGTTGAGTGGCGTTAAGAGAAACCTTTTCCAATAAATAGGTAACAAAAACCTATCCATTGACGTTTTTCAGGGTGACTTAAATGCCCTTACgaataatataaatgattattttattttactgacATCCACATACTAATTACATGATTAAAACAGGTCACGTACCAGCATCACCAGTGTAAGTTCCAATCATCAGTTTGTAGTTGGTACACTCATTGCCAATTCGGAAGGTACCGTAGCGAGCATACGCAGACTCGTTGTCGAAAGTAGTCATGTCAATTCTCAATTCAAAGTGACCGGCAGACGTAATACGGTATATGTTGTCGTTACCAAGCCAATGCTCACTATTAATACTCCCAAACCCAGTTTTGTATGCCGCCCATCCTCTGTAAAAATCTGTAGTTCCGTTTTCTCGCCTTTGAAAGACCTTTAGAATGAAAAGTCAACATGAACAATTGTCCCTATTCTATTACATGATTAAAGCAAGAAATGTTTaagttattaggcctatagtaaacAGTCTCGATTTATCCCACTTCCCTTCCTCACCGCACTGCCAATTGTATGTGTTATTACTTACCGTCCATCCACCTCCATCAGTCACCATGTCACAGTATACACGAATGGGTTTACCTCCATCATGTGGATCAATCGTGTACTCTCCACTTTGTGCTTGGCTGTCTCTCTCAAGAATGTCAGTGCAGTCTCGTGCATGCTTCTCTTGAAAACAAGGTAATAAggaatatattttacaaaacaaatgcCACAAATCTCTATCCCATTCACCACCGTCGGCACACAGTTGTTTCAGATTTGTATATTAATACAACTTTGAATAAGTTCCATCTTTCTcctttattcatttattcatgacTTTGAATTTGTCAAAAGTCGGATTTTAGTTACAGAGAGAAATTTGAATATAAAAACGTTAAAAAGCGTCATGGAGCATCACACATAAAGGAAAAACCCTCGAACACAAGTTTAGCCTACAGCCACTATCACCAAGACGTCATTAAActataattgaattaattaatcttACCACAATCATTGACAACAACTGAAACATGACAATCATCTCGATCCACTGTATGACTGCTTGAAACTACCAGAGCCACCATCAGTGACAGTATGATAGACCTCACGAACATCTTCACTAGCTGAATATTGTTCAGACTAAATCCAGAAAACAAATGTAACAGGTCGGGAGAAACAATTGTGTATATAAATGCAGAGCCAGGAAAAGGGTTCAGTCTAATAATATGAGGTTGGGCACTAAATGAAAGAAGTGTTTGTtggtataggcctagtattcagGAAAATGGTTCAGTCTAACATTATGAGGTTGGGCACTAAATGAAGTGTTTCCTAGTATTTAGGAAAAAGGTTCAGTAATATGAGGTTGGGAACTAAATGAAAGAACCGTGtttataggtaggcctacgatTCAGGAAAAAGGTTCAGTCtaataatgtgtttttattcGGGGATTGAGTACTAGATAAAAGAACTGTTTATAGTTAAGAGTAAAAAAGACATGtctaataatagtttatttttaaaatgattatcaTGTTCTCCTTTCTAGTAAAACGAATCAGTTTAATTTTGAAGTAACTGTGGTCATAACTCAATTGATTGAGAAGATGAAAGTGTCACAACATTACTTTAAAGTTAACGTTCTGTCGGATCTACCATTTACTTTGAGTCAAAACGTACACATTTACATTACTTTGTCAAAGTCctctttaaatacatttttggcAAATCATCGTCTGAATTTTGTAAAGATAATACATTAAGACTGTTAATACGCATGATATTTGGTTtgatactatattattatatggttCGTCATAATACTGAGTACTTATTGCGAGTCTTTGTTATGTTCATTGTAACTTTCGAAGGTTGAAAGTTAACTTCGTAGATTGTCGAGAACATTTCATTATTGTATATCGCCAGACATGTATAAACGCCTTCAATCTCTACAAATCttgatcacatttttttttactccataataattaaagaaatagTCACGTCGTCGATACAATCCTCGAACAGTTTGACCTCATCTTCTTCATTTTCATGGATTAAgaaagcctttcaattaactcGCGCACAGTATAATTACAACCATTTCTACAATTAAAGTACATACTACATTGTCGTGTGATTTTGGCTTCGATTAAAAAGTCAGTGAAACTTCTATTTATGTGTGTATGAAATATTGCGATGATTTCGGGGTCATCTCAATTGTGGAGATACACCTTTGTGTATGTCACTAATACATATACAAATTGACTATGACTACAGTTTGTGATTGCATTTTTATTCTTTCAATAATTGAGATGAACAATTATCTTTGCTACCAACAAAGAGTATAAAGATAACACATTAGTAGCAAAAAAAAAGggtaataaaaacaacattttaataattacggTATACACTCAGTCAATCGAGTTacataccattttgtaattgGATAAATATAAGGAATccaatttaaatgtaaataggtTAAATGTATAAAATTAGAAATGACAAGGggcaaaattataaattattaaaaagttAGTAGATTAGCTTGATTACAAAAATACGGTAATGAACAATTCTTTTAAAGAGCTGGTTAGGTGTGGTTTGAGTTCAATGGGGATTGGGAAAATTACAAAGAGAACAGATTCagattaaatgtattaattgtcATAAATGTATAGGCCTCTAAGGCACAACAAATGCACAACATAAcgaaaacaatttatttagtataattaattttggtatCATCTTCCACTTATTATTTCAGTCTCCGTATCTTCATCTCTGTAGTTTTCAATGAATAGTAATAGGATTTCCATGTCTGCCATATAACACCATTAGCGTACTCCTTAATTGGTCCATTCATGTACAACCCATTTAGATTTGACCAATGGCATGAGTCGTACCACCAAGCTCCTTTGTATGTTACAGCACACGGTGATCCAGAAGAGTTGTCGTTATCTCGGtcaaatgttgaaaattgaaaattattatggTAAGTCAGTGAATCGCCTGTAATATAAAACAACATCATAAACGATTGGAGCATTGTTATTATGGCTCAATTAAAACTCCCGGTAAAGATATATATTACCacgcaatttatatatttaggatTTTTAATAGGAGCGTCAACTGATTTACGATCTCTTTGGTGAATTGTATTCAGTTGACCAACAATAAGTATAAGGTGATGTCTCAAAAGAGAAggaaaattaaagatgtattgtcccccaaaaacatgaaaaatggagattaattaaatcagactttgaatatgttattttgtaggtttATAAATTTactcacttccatagaaaaaaaaaatgttttcactgataaaatgacaaaataaatggttaaattcaaccaaaaacccattggctcgcagccaatttgaccatttgtTGCGTTCAAttgcagttttttcaggtaaatacattttttccgatcaaatttttggtcaaagtggataactattatggtacattaaaatggcatattcaacaaaaatgttgttaagaattatttttcagggggacaatacatctttaagagaGAAAACAAATGATTGAAATTagaaaatatgtattaaaacaattttattatgtagaaaataaattaatgttaccAGAAAACAATGTTGACAGTAGAAAATATTAGTTCACGGATATggaaattatttaacaaaaaaaaccaaaaacaaatgttgaaaaataatgttagttCTATTGTCTGGCactatacaatattaatattcattgatCTTATTTATTACGTGCaatgtatttcaatattttaaaataagatgaaataaaagttgGAC contains:
- the LOC140050936 gene encoding ryncolin-4-like: MFVRSIILSLMVALVVSSSHTVDRDDCHVSVVVNDCEKHARDCTDILDRDSQTQSGEYTIDPHDGGKPIRVYCDMVTDGGGWTVFQRREDGSMDFYRNWEAYKTGFGSISSEHWLGNDNIYRITSAGHFELRIDMTTFDNESAYARYGTFRIGNEGTNYKLMIGTYTGDAGDSLSFHNNQQFSTSDRDNDKSCAVTYKGGWWYAKCHASNLNGLYLGGNTKQYATGVVWKTWKTYYYSLKTTEMKIRRLKYLNNIQLVKMFVRSIILSLMVALVVSSSHTVDRDDCHVSVVVNDCEKHARDCTDILDRDSQTQSGEYTIDPHDGGKPIRVYCDMVTDGGGWTVFQRREDGSMDFYRNWEAYKTGFGSISSEHWFGNDNIYRITSVGHFELRVDMTTFDNESAYARYGTFRIGNEGTNYKLMIGTYTGDAGT
- the LOC140050941 gene encoding uncharacterized protein; protein product: MQLVRLTVLSLMVALVVSNSHTVERGDCHVSVVFNDCERHPRDCTDILDRDSQAKSGEYTIDPHDGGKPIRVDCDMVTDGGGWTVFQRREDGRTDFYRNWAAYKTGFGKLNTEHWLGNDNIYRITSAGHFELRIDMTTFDNESAYARYGTFRIGNEGTNYKLMIGTYTGDAGDSLTYHNNFQFSTFDRDNDNSSGSPCAVTYKGAWWYDSCHWSNLNGLYMNGPIKEYANGVIWQTWKSYYYSLKTTEMKIRRLKYAQPHIIRLNPFPGSAFIYTIVSPDLLHLFSGFSLNNIQLVKMFVRSIILSLMVALVVSSSHTVDRDDCHVSVVVNDCEKHARDCTDILERDSQAQSGEYTIDPHDGGKPIRVYCDMVTDGGGWTVFQRRENGTTDFYRGWAAYKTGFGSINSEHWLGNDNIYRITSAGHFELRIDMTTFDNESAYARYGTFRIGNECTNYKLMIGTYTGDAGDSLSFHNNQQFSTSDRDNDVYSDKSCAVQYKGAWWYAKCHASNLNGLYLGGNTKEYATGVVWKTWKTHYYSLKTTEMKIRRLK